A portion of the Bubalus kerabau isolate K-KA32 ecotype Philippines breed swamp buffalo chromosome 1, PCC_UOA_SB_1v2, whole genome shotgun sequence genome contains these proteins:
- the HNRNPA0 gene encoding heterogeneous nuclear ribonucleoprotein A0 isoform X3, whose protein sequence is MENSQLCKLFIGGLNVQTSESGLRGHFEAFGTLTDCVVVVNPQTKRSRCFGFVTYSNVEEADAAMAASPHAVDGNTVELKRAVSREDSARPGAHAKVKKLFVGGLKGDVAEGDLIEHFSQFGTVEKAEIIADKQSGKKRGFGFVYFQNHDAADKAAVVKFHPIQGHRVEVKKAVPKEDIHSGGGGGGSRSSRGGRGGRGRGGGRDQNGLSKGGGGGYNSYGGYGGGGYNAYGGGGGGGSSYGGSDYGNGFGGFGSYSQHQSSYGPMKSGGGGGGGGSSWGGRSNSGPYRVLGGRSVSSGSTGIVHLLEGFQNLIRFCVAICNIPKRICPCSQAFSVRFIRD, encoded by the exons ATGGAGAATTCTCAACTGTGTAAGCTGTTCATCGGCGGCCTCAACGTGCAGACGAGTGAGTCCGGCCTGCGCGGCCACTTTGAGGCCTTTGGGACCCTGACAGACTGCGTAGTGGTGGTGAACCCCCAGACCAAGCGCTCCCGTTGCTTTGGCTTCGTGACCTACTCCAATGTGGAGGAGGCCGATGCCGCCATGGCCGCCTCGCCTCATGCGGTGGACGGCAACACGGTGGAGCTGAAGCGGGCGGTGTCCCGGGAGGATTCGGCGCGGCCCGGTGCTCACGCCAAGGTGAAGAAGCTCTTTGTTGGGGGCCTTAAGGGAGACGTGGCCGAGGGCGACCTGATCGAGCACTTCTCGCAGTTTGGCACCGTGGAAAAGGCCGAGATTATTGCCGACAAGCAGTCCGGCAAGAAGCGTGGCTTCGGCTTCGTGTATTTTCAGAATCACGACGCGGCAGACAAGGCCGCGGTGGTCAAGTTCCATCCGATCCAGGGCCATCGCGTGGAGGTGAAGAAGGCTGTCCCCAAGGAGGATATCCACTCCGGTGGGGGCGGAGGCGGCTCCCGGTCCTCCCGTGGCGGCCGCGGCGGCCGGGGTCGGGGCGGTGGTCGTGACCAGAACGGCCTGTCTAAGGGCGGTGGCGGCGGTTATAACAGCTACGGTGGTTACGGCGGCGGCGGCTACAACGCCtacggaggcggcggcggcggcggctcgtcCTATGGTGGAAGCGACTACGGTAACGGTTTCGGCGGTTTCGGCAGCTACAGCCAGCACCAGTCGTCCTATGGGCCCATGaagagcggcggcggcggcggcggcggaggcagCAGCTGGGGAGGTCGCAGCAACAGTGGACCTTACAGAG TTTTAGGAGGAAGATCTGTTTCTTCTGGTTCAACTGGAATAGTCCACCTTCTGGAGGGTTTTCAGAATTTAATAAG GTTTTgtgttgccatttgcaacataCCAAAAAGGATCTGCCCCTGCTCACAAG CATTTTCTGTCCGTTTCATCAGAGATTGA
- the HNRNPA0 gene encoding heterogeneous nuclear ribonucleoprotein A0 isoform X1 encodes MENSQLCKLFIGGLNVQTSESGLRGHFEAFGTLTDCVVVVNPQTKRSRCFGFVTYSNVEEADAAMAASPHAVDGNTVELKRAVSREDSARPGAHAKVKKLFVGGLKGDVAEGDLIEHFSQFGTVEKAEIIADKQSGKKRGFGFVYFQNHDAADKAAVVKFHPIQGHRVEVKKAVPKEDIHSGGGGGGSRSSRGGRGGRGRGGGRDQNGLSKGGGGGYNSYGGYGGGGYNAYGGGGGGGSSYGGSDYGNGFGGFGSYSQHQSSYGPMKSGGGGGGGGSSWGGRSNSGPYRVLGGRSVSSGSTGIVHLLEGFQNLIRFCVAICNIPKRICPCSQEIDYLFVQNIWDLEITAVGQTRFLSSSNLHSVGDSVSFEIMHPFQHCGIVSDCSHSTDKLELVPSSFSIYSLIKVKASLLYWFCYLDTI; translated from the exons ATGGAGAATTCTCAACTGTGTAAGCTGTTCATCGGCGGCCTCAACGTGCAGACGAGTGAGTCCGGCCTGCGCGGCCACTTTGAGGCCTTTGGGACCCTGACAGACTGCGTAGTGGTGGTGAACCCCCAGACCAAGCGCTCCCGTTGCTTTGGCTTCGTGACCTACTCCAATGTGGAGGAGGCCGATGCCGCCATGGCCGCCTCGCCTCATGCGGTGGACGGCAACACGGTGGAGCTGAAGCGGGCGGTGTCCCGGGAGGATTCGGCGCGGCCCGGTGCTCACGCCAAGGTGAAGAAGCTCTTTGTTGGGGGCCTTAAGGGAGACGTGGCCGAGGGCGACCTGATCGAGCACTTCTCGCAGTTTGGCACCGTGGAAAAGGCCGAGATTATTGCCGACAAGCAGTCCGGCAAGAAGCGTGGCTTCGGCTTCGTGTATTTTCAGAATCACGACGCGGCAGACAAGGCCGCGGTGGTCAAGTTCCATCCGATCCAGGGCCATCGCGTGGAGGTGAAGAAGGCTGTCCCCAAGGAGGATATCCACTCCGGTGGGGGCGGAGGCGGCTCCCGGTCCTCCCGTGGCGGCCGCGGCGGCCGGGGTCGGGGCGGTGGTCGTGACCAGAACGGCCTGTCTAAGGGCGGTGGCGGCGGTTATAACAGCTACGGTGGTTACGGCGGCGGCGGCTACAACGCCtacggaggcggcggcggcggcggctcgtcCTATGGTGGAAGCGACTACGGTAACGGTTTCGGCGGTTTCGGCAGCTACAGCCAGCACCAGTCGTCCTATGGGCCCATGaagagcggcggcggcggcggcggcggaggcagCAGCTGGGGAGGTCGCAGCAACAGTGGACCTTACAGAG TTTTAGGAGGAAGATCTGTTTCTTCTGGTTCAACTGGAATAGTCCACCTTCTGGAGGGTTTTCAGAATTTAATAAG GTTTTgtgttgccatttgcaacataCCAAAAAGGATCTGCCCCTGCTCACAAG AGATTGATTACCTCTTTGTGCAAAACATCTGGGATCTGGAGATAACTGCAGTGGGACAAACACGGTTCCTGTCTTCAAGTAACTTGCATTCTGTTGGAGATTCTGTTTCTTTTGAAATTATGCATCCTTTTCAGCATTGTGGGATCGTCTCAGATTGTTCACACTCTACAGACAAATTGGAGTTAGTCCCATCATCATTTAGTATATACTCTCTGATTAAAGTGAAGGCTTCACTCTTATACTGGTTTTGTTATTTGGATACCATATGA
- the HNRNPA0 gene encoding heterogeneous nuclear ribonucleoprotein A0 isoform X2 → MENSQLCKLFIGGLNVQTSESGLRGHFEAFGTLTDCVVVVNPQTKRSRCFGFVTYSNVEEADAAMAASPHAVDGNTVELKRAVSREDSARPGAHAKVKKLFVGGLKGDVAEGDLIEHFSQFGTVEKAEIIADKQSGKKRGFGFVYFQNHDAADKAAVVKFHPIQGHRVEVKKAVPKEDIHSGGGGGGSRSSRGGRGGRGRGGGRDQNGLSKGGGGGYNSYGGYGGGGYNAYGGGGGGGSSYGGSDYGNGFGGFGSYSQHQSSYGPMKSGGGGGGGGSSWGGRSNSGPYRAELLSSWKSFPLLLWHHLLAECQYICKTVGLKTCSGQLHQILEVLPSKICADFGYTFTCN, encoded by the exons ATGGAGAATTCTCAACTGTGTAAGCTGTTCATCGGCGGCCTCAACGTGCAGACGAGTGAGTCCGGCCTGCGCGGCCACTTTGAGGCCTTTGGGACCCTGACAGACTGCGTAGTGGTGGTGAACCCCCAGACCAAGCGCTCCCGTTGCTTTGGCTTCGTGACCTACTCCAATGTGGAGGAGGCCGATGCCGCCATGGCCGCCTCGCCTCATGCGGTGGACGGCAACACGGTGGAGCTGAAGCGGGCGGTGTCCCGGGAGGATTCGGCGCGGCCCGGTGCTCACGCCAAGGTGAAGAAGCTCTTTGTTGGGGGCCTTAAGGGAGACGTGGCCGAGGGCGACCTGATCGAGCACTTCTCGCAGTTTGGCACCGTGGAAAAGGCCGAGATTATTGCCGACAAGCAGTCCGGCAAGAAGCGTGGCTTCGGCTTCGTGTATTTTCAGAATCACGACGCGGCAGACAAGGCCGCGGTGGTCAAGTTCCATCCGATCCAGGGCCATCGCGTGGAGGTGAAGAAGGCTGTCCCCAAGGAGGATATCCACTCCGGTGGGGGCGGAGGCGGCTCCCGGTCCTCCCGTGGCGGCCGCGGCGGCCGGGGTCGGGGCGGTGGTCGTGACCAGAACGGCCTGTCTAAGGGCGGTGGCGGCGGTTATAACAGCTACGGTGGTTACGGCGGCGGCGGCTACAACGCCtacggaggcggcggcggcggcggctcgtcCTATGGTGGAAGCGACTACGGTAACGGTTTCGGCGGTTTCGGCAGCTACAGCCAGCACCAGTCGTCCTATGGGCCCATGaagagcggcggcggcggcggcggcggaggcagCAGCTGGGGAGGTCGCAGCAACAGTGGACCTTACAGAG ctGAACTGTTGTCCTCCTGGAAATCCTTCCCCTTACTTTTGTGGCACCATCTACTGGCAGAATGTCAGTATATCTGCAAAACAGTTGGTTTAAAAACTTGTTCAGGACAGTTGCATCAGATTTTAGAAGTTTTGCCATCAAAAATCTGTGCAGACTTTGGTTATACATTTACTTGTAACTAA